The window CAAAAAACAACCTCTTACAGGCAAAGTTGAGAGGTTGGAGTTTGAAAAAATGTGGGATTCTTGGATAGTATGGGTTGACTAGTGAGATTCATATGAAATGGTTCAGAGTTTGTGAGATTTGAAGAAAACCCTTTCGATTTAAGTTATTTCTGGATGCATTCGATCTGTTTTGTGGTTCTAAGGCAAATGggatttggttgatttttgcTGTTTATGCGAGTAACGGTTGGAACCTCGACTCTTGGAGGATGTCAAGTAAGATTTTGATTCACCTGAATCgttttttgctttttccttttgctttcttttgttaatttaaagattttccAGTTAAGTGAAGGTTATTTGGCTCTGTAATGCCTGTGATTTTGGCAATGTTGGTTATTTAAAGAAGGATCTGATTTACTTGGTAATTAGTGCAGTTATTTTTGTATTACCTCTCCACTTGTGTGTAAACATCTAGCACTTTGTGTTTTTTGCTTGCTGAATGAGCAATGTAGCTGACATTAGGCGTGGATGTGGTTTTTAAAGGTCTAATCTTTTGTGTCCTAATTGTGTTTCAATTCATCTTTAGagcttgtttaattttaaatttggaaCTTGATGGCAATGTAGTTTGGCCGATGGGTTctgtttgattattttgtaaaatgcaGAGGTAAATTTGGGTTTTTGATGATACAAATTTGCCTATTTGAATCGTTCTCCTGGTTAAGAATGACTTAGAAAGAATTTATTAGAAGTTGGTTTTTTGCCTATTTGAATCGTTCTCCTGGTTAAGAATGACTTCGAAAGAATTTATTAGAAGTTGGTTTTTCTAGGTTTTACTTATTGCTGAAACCATTTCAATTATGATTTGTAGATAACATGACGGAGGGTGAGAGAAAACGTTCAAAAGGAGGCCTTTTTCACTTGTTTGATTGGAATGGGAAGTCTCGGAAGAAGCTGTTTGCGAATAATTCTGAATTACCTGGTATAGTTGTTGTCTTGAAGATTATGGCTGTGCGTATGGTAATTTCTGATTGTTTCCTAAGTTGTCCagtttttaacttgatttatGTCTGTATGTGTTGTGATTGTAGAAGGATTaaagcaaggaaaagaaaatgttgaaaaaatgGAAAAGCTTCTGCTTCAGGCGGTGAGCATTCATCTCTCTCCTGTTGTAACTTTACTTTCTACTATCCTTTAGTTgttataaaatctcaaacatgatttaacGGTTTGTTTTTCCTGTACATCCAGGGGGAGCTGGATGATAGAAGAGCAAACTTGAGTAACAGAGGAAGTAGTGACTTTAGTTGTGCTTCATCAATGACTAGTGATGAAGGATATGGAACAAGGGCCCCTGGGGCAGTTGCAAGGCTTATGGGTCTGGATTCTTTGCCAACATCAAATGTTGCTGAGCCCTCTTCTACCCTAGTTTTTGATTCACGCTCTCTTAGGGCATTTCAATATGATAGCAGCTCGCCTAATTTATGGAGTGAATATAACCCTGTGGACCACCTCAACGTTCCAAATAAGCAAGAGAAGTATGCTTGGAATTCTGTGGAATCGAGGCCGCATAAGGTGGAAAACCGGCCAAGTAAGAGATTTCAAACTGAAACATTGCCTCCAAAATCAGCTAAATCAATTCCATCTACCCACCATAAGTTGTTGTCTCCTATTAAGAATCCTGGATTCACCCCAACAAAGAACGCGGCTTACATAATGGAGGCAGCTGCAAAGATAATTGAGGCAAATCCTAAGGCAACTAGCAGTGGTAAAGTTCCATCAATCGGGACTTCTTCAGTTCCTTTGAGAATTCGAGATTTGAAACAGAAAATGGAAGCTGCTGCACATACAACATCTAAGCCCCAAAGATCAAGTGAATCCTCTGTTGCCAAGAATACAAAAGGACAACAAAGTGACAAGAGTTGGAGTGGACCAGAAGGCCTGTCATCATCCAAGGCTTCTACAAGTTCTGAAAAAGGCACTCCCAGCAGTTTGAAGAACAAGGGGAAGTCTGTTCCACTTGCAGCACAAGCAAAGTCCACTAATGGTCAAAGAAGGGATGGATCCACATTGAAAAGTAAGAGTATTGTGAAACAGAAGGAACAGAATGAGGTCAAAGCAAACCAGATGCTTAAGACCCAGCCTCGCACACAAAATACTGTACAGAAGAGAATCTCTGAAAGCAGGACCAGTAATGTGCTTCAGCAGAATAACCTCAAGCAAAATTCTGTACCCAATAAAGATAGTTCAGGTTTGAAGAATTCAGTTTCTAATCAGCAaggtagaaaaacaaaatccactAGTGGTTCTGTTGGACAAAGTAGGACTGCAAAAAAGGTTGTTGTAAAGCCTGAAACTGTGCCCAGAAAGATGGGCTTGGTCATGACAGATTCTGAAAAGGAGAAAACTAAGAATATAGCTCGGAAGAAACGTTCTGTCAGTGGTGATCTCCAAATTGACAGAAATGCCACTCCTAATGTATCATTCAATAAGGATGAAATGTCTACAAAAAGTAATGTTGTAATGGATGGGAACATGAATATGGCCATGGATAGCAGGAAAAGTGGCATGGATGTTGTTTCATTTACATTCTCGTCTCCCATAAAGCGGGCCACGCCTAGCTCTCAGTCATCTGGACAAATGTTGGAGAAATGTAGCAGTTCTGCTATCGACTCTTTTGGTAGTAAAGATCATCCCTCCTTAAAAAGTTCAATGTCTTATTTTCCTGGATTAAATGTTATGGGAGGTGACGTGTTGGGTGTTCTTTTGGAACAAAAACTGAGAGAATTAACATATAAAGTAGAGTCTTCCCATTGTAATGTGATCAGAGAGGAGACTTCTTCTACTTCTTTGTCCATTTTTCAAAACTCATCAACTCCTAATGTGGCAAGCACCTCCTCCACAGCACTGGACAAGATGCTTCAAGTTGTTCATGATAAAGATAAGTCAGACAGCCTAGGTTACTTCGATTGTATTTTGGTGGAAAATTCACAGCTTGCTATGAACCAAAAGTGGCAGGTCAGTCATATGTCCACAATCTGCAGATGCATCGTTCCTTTTTTGGCATCTCTGATCTACATTATCTGTTTTCTTCTTGGAACTTTGAAATGCTCGAGTGACAATaggaattcatttttttttgtcagtatTCAGTTTCAAGATAAGCTTTTCCTGATGTGAGTAATATTACATTCTCTGAAAAGAATTGAAAGTTTAGTTCTATTCTTTGATGTAGGTAACATTTGTGTTATGTTGTAGATGCCTTTGTAGGTGACCTATCTGGTAGAGGTTGACAATCGGGTTAATTTATTCCATGCCTCTACTGTATTGTATATGTATATCATCATTAAAGATATAGTAGATAAAGTAGGAAGAATACATGTTTGTGTTTTTGCCAAGTCCAATAATGTTCAGAAAATCTTCTGCGTGAGTTCAAATGGGCACTTACTTGCTTCTCCTAGTTCTGCTGTAAAGGTGGTATATTCTCTTACATTGCGGATAATGTCTGAGTCAGGTAGAATTGCTCTGGAAGCTGTACcctggaattttttattttcattttttgcgAGTGCTAAAGAGTCTGGATTTAGTTGTTAATTGTTTGGGGTAGATGCCAGTCCTTGTATTGGTTTTATCTGTGGAACTTGGAGCCTGTGTGCAAATTATTGCCaataccttcttcttcttcttgttttttatttatttttaatataatttctgaGTCAGGTAGAATTGCTCTGGAAGCTGTCCCCTGGATTTTCTAGTTTTCATTTTTGCGAGTGCTAAAGAGTCTGGATTTTAGTCGGTAATTGTTTGGTGCAGATGCTAGTCCTTGTATTGTTTTTATCTGTAGAATTTGGAGCCTGTGTGCAAGTTGTTGCCAATACCTTCCACTTAACTAATGAGCACATTAGCATACAGAATTCTGTATGTAGAAAAGCTAAGCAGATGCTAACGGGATTGGAAGTTctgacaaaaaataattcaattagcATTTCTCATCTTCAGAAGTGAATATAGGTTCACAGCTTATTTGCCTCCCTAACAATCTCACTTGGACAACCTTTTCAGCAATCAGAAGATATTGAAGTGCAAAGCAGTAGCAGCAATTACAGTGAAACTGGAAAGGAACTCAAGTGTCAACGTACCAGCCCAGTTTCAATTCTCGAACCTTCTTTTGCAAGTGGAAGTTGCTCATATCTCAACGGTAAAGCTGTACCCTGATTCTCTTGGACTTCTTTTTCTAACTATGTATTTGGATTTGGAAAAATCTCGTCACTTCATGCATGATAATTTGGAAATAAACCAATATCATTTAAATGCCAGTAAGGAACCTAGTGGTGGTAATTTGTGACTGATATTTAGGAAGATAAGCACATCTAATTTTTCAATTCAGGTTCGGGGTTGTGTGCACCTTTTAAGATCTTCATAATGTGATGTGGGGtgttctctcttttttggataaaattacGTTTTGATGAAAATAGTGACCAAAATATATACTCAATTTTCAGGAAGTAGCCATTGCTCAACAAATGAATCTGTAGAAATGGAGGGTGAAACCGAGCTATCAGACTCAGCCTCCTCAATATCTGCAGTGGATGTGGTAAGAAAATATACAACTAGGACATGCAGCATAACAGAATCAAAGGAATCAAGCGACTGGGAACTAGATTTCATGAGGGATATACTTGTCAGTGCAGAGCTAAACTTGAAAGATTTCTCATTGGGTCAAACCTCCAACGTCATAAACCCCAGTCTTTTTGATCAGTTGGAGAATCAAGACCAGGGGATGGGAAGTAACGAAGAAGATTACTCCAAGCTTGCGCGAAAGCTTTTGTTTGATTGTGTTAGTGAATCCCTTGACTTTAAATGTGGACAAATTTTGTTAGGGAGCTGCAAAGCATGGGCTAGATTGTCAACATTGTTTCAAAGGAAGGGGTGGTTGGCAGAGGAGCTGTACAAGGAAATTTTGGGTTGGCAAAGCATGGGAGACATGATGGTGGATGAGCTTGTAGACCAGGACATGAGCACTCGGTATGGGAAATGGCTCGACTTTAGCATAGAAGCATTTGAAGAGGGTCTAGAGATTGAGAATGGGATTCTAACTTCGTTGGTTGATGAATTGGTTTCTGACTTTTACCCTTGTAAAGCCCTTCAAGAAGGTCTTCCTCTCATTTAACTTCAACTGTATCTAAGGTAACCTGTTGACCTTACATTCCTTTGATTTTGGCAGAGGAAACAAGAACATGATCACCACTCGTAACCTTGCATGTTTTCCATGTTCTGACCATCTGTAATCTCCATTTTCTAAGTGCACTTTTCACTTCCTAAAATATTTGGTTCCCTCCAGATTTCCGTCAGAGTTAACTACTGGTAGAACAATCTAACAATCAGAATTCTGTCTGAATATTTGATTCGGCCGTGATCCGGGCTTACCAGATCATAGACCAGGCTAGGCCTTATAACATTTACATTTCATCACAGGCCGAATGCCTGTTGGCACAGCAGGCATGGGATAATCTTATTTTCACCACTTTCTTGTATGCAAATACATGTTACAAGAATTACAAATTTACAGTAAATGGCATGCCCACAGCAATCTCGTGagtatatatgatattattggCACTATTCATGTATAGAACCCTCCACCTGTGGAGAAGgcaaattcataattattaaaccgaGCTGGGGTTGGGTGATGGATTGAGTGGGATGATTcaatttaactaattttttttaaaaaaataaaattaaaat is drawn from Populus nigra chromosome 5, ddPopNigr1.1, whole genome shotgun sequence and contains these coding sequences:
- the LOC133695217 gene encoding uncharacterized protein LOC133695217 translates to MTEGERKRSKGGLFHLFDWNGKSRKKLFANNSELPEGLKQGKENVEKMEKLLLQAGELDDRRANLSNRGSSDFSCASSMTSDEGYGTRAPGAVARLMGLDSLPTSNVAEPSSTLVFDSRSLRAFQYDSSSPNLWSEYNPVDHLNVPNKQEKYAWNSVESRPHKVENRPSKRFQTETLPPKSAKSIPSTHHKLLSPIKNPGFTPTKNAAYIMEAAAKIIEANPKATSSGKVPSIGTSSVPLRIRDLKQKMEAAAHTTSKPQRSSESSVAKNTKGQQSDKSWSGPEGLSSSKASTSSEKGTPSSLKNKGKSVPLAAQAKSTNGQRRDGSTLKSKSIVKQKEQNEVKANQMLKTQPRTQNTVQKRISESRTSNVLQQNNLKQNSVPNKDSSGLKNSVSNQQGRKTKSTSGSVGQSRTAKKVVVKPETVPRKMGLVMTDSEKEKTKNIARKKRSVSGDLQIDRNATPNVSFNKDEMSTKSNVVMDGNMNMAMDSRKSGMDVVSFTFSSPIKRATPSSQSSGQMLEKCSSSAIDSFGSKDHPSLKSSMSYFPGLNVMGGDVLGVLLEQKLRELTYKVESSHCNVIREETSSTSLSIFQNSSTPNVASTSSTALDKMLQVVHDKDKSDSLGYFDCILVENSQLAMNQKWQQSEDIEVQSSSSNYSETGKELKCQRTSPVSILEPSFASGSCSYLNGSSHCSTNESVEMEGETELSDSASSISAVDVVRKYTTRTCSITESKESSDWELDFMRDILVSAELNLKDFSLGQTSNVINPSLFDQLENQDQGMGSNEEDYSKLARKLLFDCVSESLDFKCGQILLGSCKAWARLSTLFQRKGWLAEELYKEILGWQSMGDMMVDELVDQDMSTRYGKWLDFSIEAFEEGLEIENGILTSLVDELVSDFYPCKALQEGLPLI